One Lachnospiraceae bacterium C1.1 genomic region harbors:
- a CDS encoding aminotransferase class I/II-fold pyridoxal phosphate-dependent enzyme, producing the protein MLYFVSDYMEGAHPSILKRMTEINMEKNSGYGRDPYSESAKEKIRKECKIDDAEIYFLIGGTQTNETIISSVLRPYEGVIAADTGHIATHEAGAIEHGGHKVITLKGHDGKISAEDVANYMTFFEKDLNNEHEVAPGMIYISNPTEYGTLYSHDDLRKLRETADKYGLKIFLDGARLGYALAADESLTIADIASLVDVFYIGGTKVGALFGEAVVFPKPGLVPHFYTITKQHGAMLAKGWLLGLQFDALFTDGIYKDISANAIKMARKIRKALLEKGYELYIDSPTNQIFPIVTEEQAAEFDKNAKYGFMETLPDGRMVIRFCTSWATKEEDTDKLIELL; encoded by the coding sequence ATGCTTTATTTTGTCAGTGACTACATGGAGGGCGCACATCCGTCAATCTTAAAAAGAATGACGGAGATCAATATGGAGAAAAATTCCGGATATGGCCGGGATCCGTATTCGGAAAGTGCAAAGGAAAAGATCAGGAAAGAGTGTAAGATAGATGATGCTGAAATATATTTTCTGATCGGTGGAACCCAGACGAACGAGACTATCATAAGCTCCGTACTCAGACCATATGAAGGAGTAATTGCTGCCGATACCGGGCATATCGCAACTCATGAAGCGGGGGCGATAGAGCATGGCGGCCACAAGGTGATCACGCTTAAGGGTCATGATGGTAAAATCTCGGCTGAAGATGTTGCAAATTACATGACTTTTTTTGAAAAAGATCTGAATAACGAACATGAAGTAGCGCCCGGAATGATCTATATTTCCAATCCTACGGAATATGGTACCCTTTACAGTCATGATGATCTGCGCAAGCTGCGTGAAACGGCTGATAAATACGGACTCAAAATATTTCTGGATGGTGCGAGACTGGGCTATGCACTTGCAGCTGATGAATCATTGACAATAGCTGATATTGCTTCTCTTGTTGATGTGTTTTATATTGGCGGAACAAAAGTAGGTGCTCTTTTCGGCGAGGCTGTTGTATTTCCAAAACCTGGCCTTGTTCCGCACTTTTATACCATAACAAAGCAGCATGGAGCTATGCTTGCTAAGGGATGGCTTCTCGGTCTGCAGTTTGACGCACTTTTTACTGATGGAATTTATAAGGATATATCTGCCAATGCTATAAAAATGGCACGAAAAATAAGAAAAGCGCTTCTTGAGAAGGGATATGAGCTTTATATTGATTCACCGACAAATCAGATCTTTCCTATTGTTACGGAAGAGCAGGCAGCGGAATTTGATAAAAATGCAAAATATGGTTTCATGGAAACACTTCCGGATGGAAGGATGGTAATAAGATTCTGTACAAGCTGGGCTACAAAAGAGGAAGATACCGATAAACTGATAGAACTGTTATAA
- a CDS encoding AI-2E family transporter, producing MGEKKRDFWVNFSSTALALSTTVIIYFFFFRFDGVWKYCNKIIAILMPFIYGAAFAYLLNPVCCFFEKLFNKAFAKFKNANKIAENLSIVLGVIIALVVIVLFFVAVIPQIYESVVGIVNKAPSAYNNGVNTLNSFLADYPDEAQYVEASMTDIYEKIQGWIKTDLLNTLGKFAESVGSGINNVATVLKNIFLGFLVCIYILLCRRKFAVQAKKALYGLVPTKAAKLIHEELIYADKMFSGFLYGKIIDSAIIGAICFIGCLIMRIEFPVLISVIVGVTNIIPFFGPYIGAIPSALILLIVNPMHCLYFLIFIIVLQQLDGNIIGPKILGDSTGLSSFWILFSILFFSGIWGFIGMIVGVPVFATIYDIFRKLIYRGLRKKNITDI from the coding sequence ATGGGAGAAAAGAAACGTGATTTCTGGGTGAATTTTTCGTCGACTGCACTGGCACTTTCAACAACGGTTATTATTTATTTTTTCTTCTTCAGATTTGATGGAGTATGGAAATACTGCAATAAGATAATCGCAATCCTAATGCCGTTTATATATGGTGCGGCATTTGCCTATTTGCTGAATCCTGTTTGCTGTTTTTTTGAAAAATTATTTAATAAAGCATTTGCAAAGTTTAAGAATGCGAATAAAATTGCGGAGAATCTTTCTATTGTGCTGGGAGTCATTATTGCACTGGTCGTAATAGTCCTGTTTTTTGTTGCGGTTATTCCACAGATATATGAGAGTGTCGTGGGAATAGTTAATAAGGCTCCGTCAGCATATAATAACGGAGTGAATACTTTGAACAGTTTTCTTGCGGATTATCCTGATGAGGCTCAGTATGTAGAAGCATCCATGACAGATATATATGAAAAGATTCAGGGATGGATCAAAACTGATCTTCTGAATACTTTAGGAAAATTTGCTGAAAGTGTCGGCAGCGGGATTAATAATGTTGCCACGGTCTTAAAGAATATATTTCTGGGCTTCCTCGTATGCATTTATATACTTCTGTGCAGGAGAAAATTTGCGGTTCAGGCAAAAAAAGCTTTATACGGACTGGTTCCTACAAAGGCTGCAAAGCTTATTCACGAAGAACTCATTTATGCAGATAAAATGTTCAGCGGATTTTTATATGGAAAGATCATAGATTCTGCAATTATTGGTGCTATATGCTTTATCGGATGTCTCATTATGAGAATAGAATTTCCGGTATTGATAAGTGTTATAGTCGGAGTAACTAATATTATCCCGTTCTTTGGACCGTATATTGGAGCTATTCCAAGTGCTTTGATCCTTTTGATCGTTAATCCGATGCATTGTCTTTATTTCCTGATCTTCATCATTGTGCTTCAGCAGCTTGATGGAAATATCATAGGACCGAAGATCTTAGGAGATTCAACCGGACTTTCAAGTTTCTGGATTCTTTTTTCAATCCTCTTTTTCAGTGGAATATGGGGATTTATCGGTATGATCGTCGGAGTTCCTGTATTTGCGACAATCTACGACATATTTAGGAAGCTTATATACAGGGGACTTAGAAAAAAGAATATTACAGATATATAA
- a CDS encoding biotin--[acetyl-CoA-carboxylase] ligase codes for MIPSRYLVLNEILKAGDDYISGQEIAEGLGISRSAVNKAVSVLRDEGYIIEAVNRKGYQISSDPDQINYGELLSYLPSERLKTIAVYETVSSTNVSLHELAENGAGTGQTVIADAQTMGRSRGGGSFASPDNKSIYMSYLIVPSGKIDIKKITPLAADTLAGIITKMSDNKIEVKYPGDLYIDSRKVSGILSEILMEAESGYIRYIMLGIGIRPIKGIKRAAVTASLIRELDNLYL; via the coding sequence ATGATTCCGTCAAGATATCTTGTGCTCAATGAAATACTTAAGGCCGGTGATGATTATATTTCAGGACAGGAGATAGCAGAAGGACTTGGAATTTCGAGAAGTGCAGTAAATAAAGCTGTTTCAGTATTAAGGGATGAAGGTTATATTATTGAGGCAGTGAACAGAAAGGGTTATCAGATCAGCTCTGATCCGGATCAGATCAATTACGGGGAATTGTTGAGCTATTTACCCTCTGAACGATTGAAAACTATTGCTGTTTATGAAACTGTAAGTTCTACAAATGTCAGTTTACACGAGCTGGCTGAGAATGGAGCGGGAACCGGTCAGACAGTCATTGCTGACGCGCAGACGATGGGAAGAAGCAGAGGAGGAGGAAGCTTTGCTTCTCCTGATAATAAAAGCATTTATATGTCATATCTTATTGTTCCATCCGGTAAAATTGATATAAAAAAGATTACACCCCTGGCAGCGGATACACTTGCAGGGATAATAACGAAAATGTCTGATAATAAAATTGAGGTTAAATATCCTGGTGATCTGTATATTGATTCAAGAAAGGTTTCCGGGATTCTTTCTGAAATATTAATGGAAGCTGAGAGCGGATATATCAGATACATCATGTTAGGAATTGGTATCAGACCCATAAAGGGTATAAAAAGGGCGGCAGTTACTGCAAGTCTGATAAGGGAACTGGATAATCTATATTTATAA
- a CDS encoding biotin transporter BioY has translation MDSKTTSISNSSSTALRIALIGLMAAMICIFGPLSIPIGVIPVSLTPFAVFLAVYILGKNAGTIAFVVYLLLGLVGLPVFSGFMGGPAKLIGPTGGYLVSFILMAYIAGIFIEKSNNIFIQMLGCFIGLLLSYTIGTIWLSVQASMSLTAALAAAVIPFVPFDIIKIVLAVLLGKEIKKRIKI, from the coding sequence ATGGATTCAAAAACAACAAGCATTTCAAACAGTTCATCGACAGCATTAAGGATTGCTCTGATAGGCTTAATGGCCGCTATGATCTGCATATTCGGGCCACTTTCAATCCCCATCGGTGTAATTCCGGTATCCCTTACCCCATTTGCTGTATTTTTAGCAGTTTATATATTAGGTAAAAATGCTGGAACAATCGCATTTGTAGTATATCTGCTCCTTGGACTTGTCGGACTTCCTGTCTTCTCCGGTTTTATGGGCGGTCCTGCAAAGCTTATAGGTCCCACAGGCGGATATCTGGTATCCTTTATACTCATGGCTTATATCGCAGGAATTTTTATTGAAAAATCCAATAATATTTTTATTCAGATGCTTGGATGTTTTATCGGACTGCTTCTCTCCTATACAATAGGAACCATATGGCTTTCCGTTCAGGCATCAATGTCACTGACTGCAGCTCTTGCAGCAGCAGTTATTCCTTTTGTTCCATTTGATATAATAAAAATTGTTCTTGCAGTTCTTCTTGGCAAAGAAATCAAAAAAAGAATAAAAATCTGA
- the pyk gene encoding pyruvate kinase translates to MKKKGFKMRKTKIVCTIGPASESEEMLRKLIKAGMNIARFNFSHGDYEEHGNKFKNLKKVRTEMNMPIGVLLDTKGPEIRLGNFKDHKIELKRGQEFTLTTDDIEGDSSRASITYKGLVNDVKPGGSILIDDGLIELHINKVGSTDIVCTVLNDGPVSDKKGVNVPGTDLSMPFISEKDREDIIFGCRMGFDMVAASFTRTAEDIIEVRKLIESQNANMRIIAKIESVQGVNNIEKILEVADGVMVARGDLGVEIPLEDVPAVQKKIIKLAEQAGKQVITATQMLDSMMHNPRPTRAETTDVANAIYDGTTAIMLSGETANGMYPVEAVEIMSKIAEKTELDIDYKERMRKRYADVVMKETTTAISHATCTIAEDIDAAAIITVTMSGFTAEKLSRYKPTCPILACSPSSRVACQTNLFFDVIPLIIHQEDNQEELLNSAVHMAELAGYVKPGDTVVLTAGMPLGVSGRTNLIRVIEVGKDLG, encoded by the coding sequence ATGAAGAAGAAAGGATTTAAAATGAGAAAAACTAAGATTGTTTGTACTATAGGACCGGCTTCAGAGAGCGAGGAAATGCTCAGAAAGCTTATAAAAGCCGGAATGAATATTGCCAGATTTAACTTTTCACATGGTGATTATGAAGAGCATGGAAATAAATTTAAGAATTTGAAAAAAGTACGTACCGAGATGAATATGCCTATCGGTGTACTTCTTGATACAAAAGGTCCTGAGATCCGTCTTGGTAATTTCAAGGATCATAAGATTGAATTAAAGAGAGGCCAGGAGTTTACTTTAACAACTGATGATATCGAAGGAGATTCCTCAAGAGCTTCTATTACATATAAGGGTCTTGTAAATGATGTTAAGCCGGGCGGATCTATTCTTATCGATGATGGTCTTATCGAGCTTCATATCAATAAAGTAGGATCTACTGATATTGTCTGCACAGTATTAAATGATGGTCCCGTTTCTGATAAGAAGGGTGTAAACGTACCCGGTACTGATCTTTCAATGCCTTTTATCAGTGAGAAGGACAGAGAAGATATCATCTTCGGATGCAGAATGGGATTTGATATGGTCGCAGCTTCATTTACAAGAACTGCTGAGGATATCATTGAAGTTAGAAAGCTTATTGAGAGCCAGAATGCAAACATGAGGATCATTGCCAAGATCGAAAGCGTTCAGGGTGTTAATAATATCGAAAAAATCCTCGAAGTTGCTGATGGCGTAATGGTAGCAAGAGGAGATCTTGGTGTGGAGATTCCGCTTGAGGATGTTCCTGCAGTTCAGAAAAAGATCATCAAGCTTGCTGAGCAGGCAGGAAAGCAGGTTATTACGGCTACCCAGATGCTTGATTCAATGATGCATAATCCTCGTCCTACGCGTGCCGAGACCACTGACGTTGCCAATGCCATTTATGATGGAACAACAGCTATCATGCTTTCCGGTGAAACAGCAAACGGCATGTATCCGGTAGAGGCTGTTGAGATAATGTCTAAAATTGCTGAAAAGACAGAGCTTGATATAGACTACAAGGAGCGTATGCGTAAACGTTATGCAGATGTTGTAATGAAGGAAACTACAACTGCAATTTCTCATGCTACATGTACTATTGCTGAGGACATAGATGCTGCAGCCATCATTACTGTAACAATGTCAGGATTCACAGCAGAGAAGCTTTCGCGTTACAAGCCTACATGCCCGATCCTTGCATGTTCACCTTCATCAAGGGTTGCATGTCAGACAAACCTTTTCTTTGATGTAATACCTCTCATAATACATCAGGAGGATAATCAGGAAGAGCTTCTGAACTCGGCTGTTCATATGGCAGAGCTTGCCGGATATGTAAAGCCCGGCGACACTGTTGTGCTTACTGCCGGAATGCCTCTTGGTGTAAGCGGAAGAACAAACCTTATCCGCGTGATCGAAGTAGGAAAAGATTTAGGCTGA
- a CDS encoding ATP-dependent DNA helicase RecQ, giving the protein MGILRTLKNVEIILQKESNEVLKKVYGYDSFRPGQEKMINAVLSGRDAFAVMPTGAGKSVCFQIPALMLEGITIVVSPLISLMKDQVEALNAAGIHAAYFNSSLTPGQYRKALELARGGRYKIIYVAPERLETESFMDFVRDENVYIPFVAIDEAHCVSQWGQDFRPGYLRISDFINSFEERPMVGAYTATATEAVKKDIIELLGLKNPETVTTGFDRENLYFGVQMPRDKYSQLKFYLTDKEEALPGASGIVYCATRKLVEEVSGRLEADGFSVTKYHAGLSEKERIENQEAFINGEKQIVVATNAFGMGIDKSDVRYVIHYNMPKDMESYYQEAGRAGRDGDMAECILYYAKSDWHLNNWLIEHGREANSELSDEQKTEVMAKDKERLKRMTYYCRSKYCLRDAILRYFGEKGVKNCGNCSVCLKEKEEEILRIPIDVDGDYDYHGERSYSKPARTYTSAKKKSAAESLEEEDRRIFEELRKVRTAIAKESRLHPYMIFSDRTLASMAVERPKNKSEMLKISGVGQNKFEKYGKRFLTALNNSQNSLFTS; this is encoded by the coding sequence ATGGGTATTTTAAGAACTTTGAAGAACGTGGAGATTATTTTGCAGAAAGAATCAAATGAGGTTTTAAAGAAGGTCTACGGCTATGACAGCTTCAGACCGGGTCAGGAAAAAATGATCAATGCAGTATTATCGGGAAGGGATGCCTTCGCGGTAATGCCTACGGGAGCCGGAAAATCTGTTTGTTTTCAGATTCCGGCTTTAATGCTTGAGGGCATAACTATAGTTGTTTCACCGCTCATATCACTTATGAAGGATCAGGTTGAAGCGCTTAATGCAGCCGGGATACATGCAGCGTATTTTAACAGCTCACTTACTCCGGGACAGTACAGGAAAGCTCTGGAGCTGGCAAGGGGAGGACGTTACAAGATCATTTATGTGGCACCGGAGAGGCTTGAGACAGAGTCGTTTATGGACTTTGTCAGGGATGAAAACGTTTATATTCCTTTTGTGGCTATCGATGAGGCACACTGCGTGTCGCAATGGGGACAGGATTTCAGACCGGGTTATTTAAGGATTTCGGACTTTATAAATTCCTTTGAGGAAAGACCCATGGTCGGGGCTTATACTGCAACGGCTACTGAGGCCGTGAAAAAGGACATTATTGAGCTGCTTGGACTGAAAAATCCGGAAACCGTTACCACAGGATTTGACAGGGAAAATTTATATTTCGGAGTACAGATGCCGAGGGATAAATATTCACAGCTTAAATTTTATCTGACTGATAAGGAAGAGGCACTTCCGGGAGCTTCAGGAATCGTTTACTGTGCTACGAGAAAGCTGGTGGAAGAGGTTTCCGGAAGACTGGAAGCAGATGGCTTTTCTGTCACAAAATATCATGCGGGACTTTCGGAAAAAGAAAGAATCGAAAATCAGGAAGCCTTTATAAACGGCGAAAAGCAGATCGTGGTAGCTACAAATGCTTTTGGTATGGGAATTGATAAGTCAGATGTGAGATATGTGATCCATTATAATATGCCTAAAGATATGGAGAGTTATTATCAGGAAGCTGGAAGAGCCGGTCGTGACGGCGATATGGCAGAGTGTATATTATATTATGCTAAAAGTGACTGGCATTTGAACAACTGGCTTATTGAGCACGGACGTGAAGCAAACAGTGAGCTTAGTGATGAGCAGAAAACAGAGGTTATGGCAAAAGATAAGGAAAGACTGAAAAGAATGACCTATTACTGCCGGTCCAAATATTGCCTGAGAGATGCCATACTCAGGTATTTTGGAGAAAAAGGCGTAAAAAATTGCGGAAACTGCTCAGTATGCTTAAAAGAAAAGGAAGAAGAGATACTCAGGATTCCAATTGATGTCGACGGTGATTACGACTACCATGGAGAAAGGTCTTACTCTAAGCCTGCCAGAACATATACGTCGGCAAAGAAGAAGTCTGCAGCGGAGAGCCTTGAAGAAGAGGACAGACGTATATTTGAAGAATTAAGAAAAGTTCGGACAGCTATTGCGAAGGAAAGCAGACTTCATCCTTATATGATTTTTTCTGACCGTACATTGGCGTCTATGGCTGTCGAAAGACCTAAAAACAAGAGCGAAATGCTTAAAATAAGCGGCGTTGGACAGAATAAATTTGAAAAATACGGCAAACGTTTCCTGACTGCGTTAAATAATAGTCAAAATTCGCTATTCACAAGTTGA
- a CDS encoding Mur ligase family protein, producing MRSSIEYLNGRSILIWGYGREGKATERFIKNFCPDSSYEIYEGDRSGVNDDKYDYIFVSPGIPFEEENPKFTSETQVFLEAFSERTIGITGTKGKSTTSCLLYNAIKECGKKTCLVGNISVPCLDFYAEMAENPDEIAVFELSCHQCQRLTVSPHIAVFLNLFEDHLDRYITEEHYFDAKKGITKNQTENDIFYVGCQVPVFETKAQKRVICEDHIGHYELTIPGEHNKYNAEFVKKICVDELGLNEESVREGMKAFHGLPHRLQYLGTYDGIRYYDDSISTIPEAAIGAVNSIENVKTVLIGGMDRNIEYDILEDFIKEHSEINFIASYDAGKRICSETGERKNLYYRDDLAAAILLAKEITDKGAACVLSPAAASYGYFKNFEERGDYFAERIK from the coding sequence GTGCGTAGCAGTATTGAATATTTAAATGGCAGGTCTATCCTTATATGGGGATATGGTCGTGAGGGAAAGGCAACAGAAAGATTTATAAAAAATTTTTGTCCGGATTCTTCTTATGAAATATATGAGGGAGACAGGAGTGGAGTTAATGACGATAAATATGACTATATTTTTGTCAGCCCGGGAATCCCTTTCGAGGAGGAAAATCCAAAATTTACTTCTGAGACGCAGGTCTTTCTAGAGGCGTTTTCTGAAAGAACCATTGGTATAACAGGAACCAAGGGGAAAAGTACGACAAGCTGTCTTTTATACAATGCTATCAAAGAGTGCGGAAAGAAGACATGTCTTGTTGGAAATATTTCTGTACCCTGTCTTGATTTTTATGCTGAAATGGCAGAAAATCCGGATGAAATAGCAGTTTTTGAATTGTCCTGTCATCAATGTCAGAGACTTACTGTTTCACCGCACATTGCTGTATTCTTAAATCTTTTTGAGGATCATCTCGATAGATATATTACGGAAGAACATTATTTTGATGCTAAAAAAGGAATTACAAAAAATCAGACAGAAAACGATATTTTTTATGTGGGCTGTCAGGTACCTGTTTTTGAGACAAAGGCGCAGAAGAGAGTTATATGTGAAGATCATATAGGTCATTATGAACTTACGATTCCGGGTGAGCATAATAAATATAATGCAGAGTTTGTCAAAAAAATCTGTGTTGACGAACTTGGTTTAAATGAGGAAAGTGTGAGAGAGGGAATGAAGGCTTTTCATGGTCTTCCGCACAGACTCCAATATCTGGGTACTTATGACGGAATACGTTATTATGATGATTCGATCTCAACCATACCGGAAGCTGCGATAGGTGCAGTGAATTCTATAGAAAATGTTAAAACAGTGCTCATAGGCGGAATGGATAGAAATATAGAATACGATATTTTAGAGGATTTCATTAAAGAACATTCTGAGATAAATTTCATCGCATCTTATGATGCAGGAAAGAGAATATGCAGCGAGACCGGAGAAAGAAAAAATCTTTATTATAGGGATGATCTGGCGGCGGCGATCCTTCTTGCAAAAGAAATAACCGATAAGGGTGCGGCCTGCGTATTGTCGCCGGCTGCGGCTTCGTATGGGTATTTTAAGAACTTTGAAGAACGTGGAGATTATTTTGCAGAAAGAATCAAATGA
- a CDS encoding DUF6465 family protein gives MGRKAKTTSETPAVKETTAAKKVIAEAAKTADKKTETAPKAAAKKAPAKTAPAKASAKSSVSLKTSLSVQYQGKDFSSDDLFNAAKDVWSKDTGKKIADLKSLDLYVKPEENKVYYVANGNELGSYDL, from the coding sequence ATGGGAAGAAAAGCAAAGACTACTAGTGAAACTCCTGCAGTTAAAGAAACTACTGCTGCGAAGAAGGTTATCGCAGAGGCAGCAAAAACTGCTGATAAAAAAACTGAAACTGCTCCTAAGGCTGCTGCAAAAAAAGCACCTGCTAAGACCGCTCCTGCTAAGGCATCTGCAAAGTCTTCTGTAAGCTTAAAGACATCTCTTAGTGTTCAGTATCAGGGTAAAGATTTTTCATCAGATGATCTTTTCAATGCTGCAAAAGATGTATGGAGTAAAGATACAGGCAAAAAGATTGCAGATCTTAAATCTCTTGATCTTTATGTTAAGCCTGAAGAGAACAAAGTTTATTACGTAGCAAATGGTAATGAGCTTGGCTCTTATGATCTTTAA
- a CDS encoding HU family DNA-binding protein: MNKAELAAKVAEKAGVSKKSAAEVIDAFTSSVTEAVASGEKVQLIGFGTFEVSERAARTGRNPQTNEEIKIPASKSMKFKAGKAVKEAVNASKKKGKKK, translated from the coding sequence ATGAACAAAGCAGAATTAGCAGCAAAAGTTGCAGAGAAGGCTGGCGTTTCAAAGAAATCAGCAGCTGAGGTTATCGACGCATTTACAAGTTCCGTTACAGAAGCAGTTGCTTCAGGTGAGAAGGTACAGCTCATAGGTTTCGGTACATTTGAAGTATCCGAAAGAGCAGCACGTACAGGAAGAAACCCTCAGACAAATGAAGAGATTAAGATTCCTGCATCAAAATCTATGAAGTTCAAGGCTGGAAAAGCAGTTAAAGAAGCCGTAAATGCAAGTAAGAAAAAAGGCAAGAAAAAGTAA
- a CDS encoding CAP domain-containing protein, giving the protein MKKDIFTKLIKSLSILSVTTFVVLSSTMTAFASDANTVDSQLLSSINELRAENGLPSLTLDSTLVSIAETRSDEASVLWSHTRPSGGKGADMISHDKWRGENLSYVTYSSYNGSDSEQSSAASLMFKNLCNSPSHYDNMVFSSYTKIGIATAVTKTASGTKVTTAYMFSN; this is encoded by the coding sequence ATGAAAAAAGATATTTTTACTAAACTTATCAAATCTTTATCCATTTTGTCAGTTACAACATTTGTTGTTTTATCATCTACGATGACAGCATTTGCTTCAGATGCAAATACAGTAGATTCCCAATTATTATCAAGCATAAATGAACTTAGAGCGGAAAATGGTCTTCCTTCTCTTACACTTGATTCAACACTTGTTTCTATTGCTGAAACAAGGTCTGATGAAGCGTCTGTATTATGGTCTCATACTCGTCCCAGCGGCGGAAAAGGTGCTGATATGATCAGCCATGATAAATGGAGAGGTGAAAATCTTTCTTACGTAACATATTCTTCTTACAATGGTTCAGATTCAGAGCAGTCAAGTGCAGCAAGCTTAATGTTCAAGAATCTTTGTAATTCACCTTCTCACTATGACAATATGGTATTTTCATCATATACAAAGATTGGTATAGCTACAGCTGTTACAAAAACAGCAAGCGGAACCAAGGTAACAACAGCCTACATGTTCTCCAACTAA